Within the Salvia hispanica cultivar TCC Black 2014 chromosome 4, UniMelb_Shisp_WGS_1.0, whole genome shotgun sequence genome, the region tttatttttaacctTCTATATTTCATACCCCATTTTTTAACCCTGTCTACGCTACACTGCACAAGTTCTACGAGCTGTACCGAGATGAATCAAATGATCGGATTATGACGGACATCTGGAAAACAATCACcaagatgaagaaaaagttCGGTATTGATCCCGATAACAACGACATTAGAGTCATTATCTACTAGGTTTTTATATGTGTTTTTCTAGTTGGTTTTTTTcctgtatttttttatttaccatcttatcacattttatttgatgccaacaattaatattgaaatatacaaatattgatgatgtggaaatgaaatggaaagtGAGATAGGCCCTTAAGATAGACCCTTCAATTGCAGGGAGTTAGACCCTTAATAATAAGTGCCAATCGAGAAGCCTTGATTGAGATCGGCCCCCATCGTCCCTCCATTGCAGGAAAAGAGCCGATCAAAGGCCCTCCCATATGGCCGATCCGCGCGGCCTTGGCTGATCTCCATTGCCCGATGATCGGCCATCCATTGCAAGATAGGACCGATCATCGGCccttacattttaaaaaaacaaatcatattttctactataaatGCTCCATCACATTCTTCCCATTTCCCACACCAACATCTTTATCttctcacatttttattgtatattttttctctctctagaagaaTATCAATGTCTTCCTCTAGcgaaaaaatagtactccgaCCATCCCATAATAGGAGTCACTCTTGTTGTggggcatgagttttaagaaaaataaataatagtgagttggaaaagttagtggaatatgagacctactcttgtatattgattttataataaaatgtgagtgaagtgagttagtggaatgtaggaccTACTTagtatttatggtaaaaagtgaaatatgacttttattgtgggacggaccaaaatgtcaaaatgttacgcttattgtgggacagagggagtattgaatatttaagtgcattttaaattatttaatttgataacatattaaatatagaagtACAAAtcttttttaagaaaatagtgATGATGTCGAAATGAAATAGGAAGTGAGATAGGCCCTTGagtaaaatgctgatgtgaaaataataaaaaaaaaaaagaggaaggGTTTTTAAGAAGGGCCCTTCCATTGCTAATGGCTCTTATACTCCTTCCGCCCAACATAAAATGTCCACATTTGATTCGgttggttttaaaaaatataaagaaaaaggagttgaataagttagtggaatattagttacacttttatatactccttccgtcccaccaAAGATGAcgcactttcctttttagtttataccACCCAAAttgactcattactaaaaatagaaatccatttatctctattttattctgtctctcttactttattctccccacataacacataaaataaaaaccgCGTAAAATCTCATGCTGCCCAAGgaatgggtcatcttccttgaaacgaatggagtattagttttataatgaaaaatgagtgaaaagaGTTAGTAAATCTAcatttttgataaaaagtgaaagtgtATTCTTAACGGGGGTATGactcaaaataacaaaaatgaacaCTTAATgacgacggagggagtatttttcaGAACTCGTACCAAGTCAAAATGTGATGTTTAACTTTAATGGtagatgaagagagtaaaaaatttacaagtggatatatttataataataaaaagatgatttaaattttatctttcattATACATTCCTACTATACTGAAAGCTATCTCcaaagaaaataagtaaattaagaaatatacatttttatttacctcttcaaaataatttacaaagtggagtatatttttatttacctCTTCAAAAAGATATATACATTTTCttgtaataaattgaaaaaagtatacaaaaataactactctcttcgttccatagtaagagagttattttttcattataggCATTCCATAGTGGTAGAGTCATTTCGTTTTAGTAAAAAGTACCCTTCATCCTACTGTAGTAGAGGCATTTCGTTTTGAGCActcgtttttaaaaaatgagagagataataatgcaGATAAGACTACTTATCTCTTACTTTcataatttcacattaaaatctATGTCATAAACAACTATGTCTATTTTtggtggacgaagggagtatctttttatttaaccattacacacatttttcttaatcattcagcactatggaacggagagatAACtatatttactcttttttccacaaaaagtaaatatagttttataatgaaaatgagtgaaatgagttagtaaaCCTAcatttttgataaaaagtgaaagtgtACCCTTAACGGGGGTATGactcaaaataacaaaaatgaacaCTTAATgacgacggagggagtatttttcaGAACTCGTACCAAGTCAAAATGTGATGTTTAACTTTAATGGtagatgaagagagtaaaaaatttacaactggatatatttataataataaaaagatgatttaaattttatctttcattATACATTCCTACTATACTGAAAGCTATCTCcaaagaaaataagtaaattaagaaatatacatttttatttacctcttcaaaaaaaattacaagtagagtatatttttatttacctCTTCAAAAAGATATATACATTTTCttgtaataaattgaaaaaagtatacaaaaataactactctcttcgttccatagtaagagagttattttttcattataggCATTCCATAGTGGTAGAGTCATTTCGTTTTAGTAAAAAGTACCCTTCATCCTACTGTAGTAGAGGCATTTCGTTTTGAGCActcgtttttaaaaaatgagagagataataatgcaGATAAGACTACTTATTTCTTACTTTcacaatttcacattaaaatctATGTCATAAACAACTATGTCTATTTTtggtggacgaagggagtatctttttatttaaccattacacacatttttcttaatctctgtacCGGAAAGAAATGCATTCAGcactatggaacggagagataactatatttactttttgtgGAAAAAAGAGGTAAAAACATCTcttcaaaatgaaagaatgtATAATACATTCTCAAATACCATTCTCATTAAAGAGTAAGTTTTTATGAAGAAGATTTAAATATGATAGTCCTTTCTTCCCAACTCTAGAGGTAGTTGAGTCGTCTTTTTGGATTGATCCAAAGtagttggtttttttttttttttttcagaaactTTATCTTCTCTTATACTCTactctctcttgctttatcTTTAACACATCAATTTCATAAATCTCGTGtttaaaagaaatgtctcaactaacatgagacggagagagtacgttatttttctttatctttctatTTACCTCCTTCCTTGCATATGCTccaataatactaaaaaaaattccaacttctccaaattttattattttgaaattataatgcaaagagaaataaaatgaactatGCTCAATTATATCGGCAAATTTCTAATATATTCTTAGTATATGTAATACGTTGatgatataattttgataGAAAATTCTTATAATGACTtgaaatctctctctctcgtctTGATCAAGAATTTGCTATCAATAAACTTGGAAAACATAGTTATTTTTTGGATCTTGAAGTCACTTATACTCTTTCGGGTATTTTCGTGATCGAGGCTAAATATGCTTATGATAGTCGACGTGTGGCGAATCGTTGTTCGTGTTAGGGTTGATGGAAATGGGACTGTGACGAGAGATGAAGTTGCATCTTGTTTGGATGAAATTATGGAGAAGGGTGGTGAGTTGAGAAGGAATGTTTTGAAATGGAAGGATTGCAGTTAGTGATGGAGTACACAACTTGCTTCcgatttattttccaaatatacATAGGCAGAAAtcccacaaaatattttaaattttcaagaCTCACAAATAGGAATGACACAAAGTGGGAACTTTCTATGAATAGTTATTCCATCACCTTCAACCATGTCCAAATCTTCCCCTCTCACTCCGCCCGGTAATGCAAACTCGAATCCAAGCACCAAATTCGCCAGCAGAAGCTCTACAGATCCGAGGGCGAATGCACCCCCAGGGCATCCCCTCCGGCCAGCGCCAAAGGGGAGGAACTGAAACTGCCCTTTGAAATCAATGCAAGTATTCAAGAATCTCTCGGGCATAAACTCCTCTGCATCTTCCCATAGCAGCGGATCCCTCCCAATAGCCCACGCGTTGATCACCACCCGTGTCCTAGCTGCAATGTCGTAGCCTAGTAGCTTAATGTCACGTGTTGATTCTCGTGGCACGAGTAGAGGGAGGGGAGGGTGCAGCCTTAAGGTTTCCTTGATCGCAGCTTTCAAATACTGGCATTTTTCTAAATCTGCTTCGGCTATGGCTGAATTGCGGCCTGCAATTCTTTTTAGCTCGGCTTTCAATTTCGCCATGACTTTCTTGTGTCGTATGAGCTCGGACAACGTCCACTCCATTAGTGTGAACGACGTATCACTTCCAGCCGCAAACATGTCCTGAAACagatataattttaatgtgatataaaaaaataatgcgTTACTCATACTCTCCgtcattaaatgtctcatttttcctttttcattcgTCCGCcaatgtctcatttcacttttattatatttagtaAGTGTAttctacattccactaacccatctcactcacattttattataaaaccagtatataaaaataagcccacattccactaactttttcttacTCACTCTActttataaagtcaaacaatttcttaaaactcgtgccaatCAGATCTGGTACATTTAATATTGACGAAGGCAGTATAAGATAAAACCATGAACATCACCTATAGAACAAGGCTATTTCTAATACTCATTTCTCATTCCACAAGAACACAAACTATTGCAATCCAATCTCTACTTTCCAACATCGAAGATTTGATATAGCAaagcaaaaaagaaagaaagaaatggaACAACTCACCAAAATGAGAGCTTTAATAGAGATATCATCAAGAACAAAACCACCTCTCTCATTCCTCTGCACCTCAAGCAAAACATCCACAAAATCCTTCTCTCCTTCCCCTCTCTCACCAACATGTTCTCTCACCACAAACTCCAAAAACTCATCAATATCTCTAGCAATTCCCCTAACTCTCCCACTCATCCCATTCACAAACTTGATCCACCAAAGCCAAGGCACAAACTCTCCCACATCAAAACTACCCAACAAAACACCCAATTCTTCCAGAACCTTCTTGAACTTCCCACCATCACCATACTTCCTCCCTAGAGCCACTCTGCAAATCACATCATTAGCAAAATTAGCAAACAACTCACTCAAATTAACCACCGATTTCGCCTCCCTAATCCTCTCCATCACCAAAAACACCTCCTCTTCCCTCACATCTCTAAAAGACTGGACCTTTTTACTGCTCAAGAGGTGATTGACGCAAATGCCCTTCATCTGCCTCCAATAATCTCCATAGGCGCAAAAGGCGATGTCTTTGCATTCGTAAATCGCGTTTGCTACGTAGGAATTGGGTCTATTTGAGAAGATTTGATCGTGGGTTTTCAATATATCTCTAGCTGCGCCAGCTGAAGATGCGACGAGAAGGGGCACCTTGCCGAGATGGAGCAGCATCAGGGGCCCGTGTTTTTGGGCCAAAGATAAGATTTTCTTATGCGGGCTCGAGCCGATTTGGTGCAGATTCCCGATTATTGGGAGCTTTGGGGGCGATGGTGGGAGATTTTTCAAGGGTTTTGGAGGGGTGATAAGccatttttttatcaagaaaATGGTTAAGAGAAACAGGGGGAGAAGAGCAACCTCAGAGAGCATGATTTTTACTGTTTTTCTTTCTGGAATTGTGTTTGGTGAGTGTTATAAATGAcgttaaaaattttaattttaaaagaaaatgtgatttGTGGAATGTGTTTTGGAGGGAGAAAAGGAGATGGCATCTATAGAGAAAATGGAGTACCAGTTGGAG harbors:
- the LOC125219320 gene encoding cytochrome P450 736A117-like, whose protein sequence is MLSEVALLPLFLLTIFLIKKWLITPPKPLKNLPPSPPKLPIIGNLHQIGSSPHKKILSLAQKHGPLMLLHLGKVPLLVASSAGAARDILKTHDQIFSNRPNSYVANAIYECKDIAFCAYGDYWRQMKGICVNHLLSSKKVQSFRDVREEEVFLVMERIREAKSVVNLSELFANFANDVICRVALGRKYGDGGKFKKVLEELGVLLGSFDVGEFVPWLWWIKFVNGMSGRVRGIARDIDEFLEFVVREHVGERGEGEKDFVDVLLEVQRNERGGFVLDDISIKALILDMFAAGSDTSFTLMEWTLSELIRHKKVMAKLKAELKRIAGRNSAIAEADLEKCQYLKAAIKETLRLHPPLPLLVPRESTRDIKLLGYDIAARTRVVINAWAIGRDPLLWEDAEEFMPERFLNTCIDFKGQFQFLPFGAGRRGCPGGAFALGSVELLLANLVLGFEFALPGGVRGEDLDMVEGDGITIHRKFPLCVIPICES